From Deinococcus multiflagellatus, the proteins below share one genomic window:
- a CDS encoding sensor domain-containing protein — translation MPEREAQLFAAMFRGSPIGMALVSLQGGFMTVNEALCRMLGYAQAELLALTFQDITHPEDLGSDLALLRRVLAREIDQYELRKRYRRKDGQLIWIALHVSLILDEDGAPAFFLSQIQDITAQVAAEAQLQDVHERLRLALEATQDGIWDWRLPGRELFVSDTFRAQLGFEGETPVTLDAWLARVHPEDMPALRDTYRAHLAGGRALNAQYRARQPSGEWRYFQVRGQVTARGEQGQPLRMTGTQTDVTEQVRTTQDLQLLLDNLPALIGYWDTTLHNRFGNPTYLDWFGQTPAQVRGQHMRSVIGEALYAQNQPMIERVLGGETLRFERQLTDASGHLRFIELVYVPDVQGGEVRGFFSLGTDITARKAAERALTEQRELARVTLASIGDGVITTDPGGRVTFLNPTAERMTGWTLAEAAGQPIETVMGLLDEGTRTELANPLRRALRERVALGLAANTVLRSRSGHHHSIEDSAAPILNEQGELLGAVLVFHDVSEARAMAVRMSHLAQHDALTDLPNRVLLRDRVSQAISRAQRQGTRFAVLFLDLDHFKNVNDSLGHHVGDELLKAVSARLRGVLRASDTVSRQGGDEFIVLLPDIREADHVENVLAKLTEAVTAPYHVAGHHLEVGVSVGVALYPDDGEGTDVLLQHADAAMYRAKAEGRGRHRFFSRALHQAILARQSLQAELRQAFERREFSLVYQPKVNLWTREVLGAEALLRWVRPDGRAVSPLDFIPLAEESGLIVPLGAWVLETACQQSRAWAQACGHDVPVSVNISPLQFTDPGFLDTVQRCLQGTGLTPGLLELELTESMLMADIERVQQILGALRALGVCVSIDDFGTGYSSLSYLRAFPVNTLKIDRSFLKTVPDDPQAVAVVEAVVALGRSLNLGVIAEGVETPEQARSLLNLDCAAMQGYLFGRPMPPAELLAWLRDWHAQEPEDPGISRPGS, via the coding sequence CCCGAGGACCTGGGCAGCGATCTGGCCCTGCTGCGGCGCGTCCTGGCGCGCGAGATTGACCAGTACGAGCTGCGCAAGCGCTACCGGCGCAAAGATGGCCAGCTGATCTGGATTGCGCTGCACGTCTCGCTCATTCTGGACGAGGACGGCGCGCCCGCCTTTTTTCTGTCGCAGATTCAGGACATCACCGCGCAGGTGGCGGCCGAAGCGCAGCTGCAGGACGTTCATGAGCGGCTGCGGCTGGCCCTGGAAGCCACCCAGGACGGCATCTGGGACTGGCGGCTGCCCGGGCGCGAGCTGTTTGTCTCGGACACGTTCCGGGCGCAGCTGGGCTTTGAGGGGGAGACGCCCGTGACCCTGGACGCGTGGCTGGCCCGGGTGCACCCAGAGGACATGCCGGCCCTGCGGGACACCTACCGCGCGCACCTCGCGGGGGGCCGCGCCCTGAACGCGCAGTACCGCGCCCGGCAGCCCAGCGGGGAGTGGCGCTACTTTCAGGTGCGCGGGCAGGTCACGGCGCGCGGCGAGCAGGGCCAGCCGCTGCGCATGACGGGCACCCAGACCGACGTGACCGAGCAGGTGCGCACCACCCAGGACCTGCAACTGCTGCTGGACAACCTGCCGGCCCTGATCGGCTACTGGGACACCACGCTGCACAACCGCTTTGGCAACCCCACCTACCTGGACTGGTTCGGGCAAACGCCGGCCCAAGTGCGCGGCCAGCACATGCGCAGCGTGATTGGAGAGGCGCTCTACGCCCAGAACCAGCCGATGATCGAGCGGGTGCTGGGCGGCGAAACGCTGCGTTTTGAGCGGCAGCTCACCGATGCCAGCGGCCACCTCCGCTTCATTGAGCTGGTGTACGTGCCCGACGTGCAGGGCGGCGAGGTGCGCGGGTTTTTCTCGCTGGGCACCGACATCACCGCCCGCAAGGCCGCCGAGCGCGCCCTGACCGAGCAGCGTGAGCTGGCGCGCGTGACCCTGGCGTCAATTGGCGACGGGGTGATCACCACCGACCCCGGCGGCCGGGTGACTTTCTTGAACCCCACCGCCGAGCGCATGACCGGCTGGACCCTGGCCGAGGCCGCCGGCCAGCCCATCGAAACGGTGATGGGGCTGCTGGACGAAGGGACCCGCACCGAACTGGCCAATCCGCTGCGCCGCGCCCTGCGCGAGCGGGTCGCGCTGGGGCTGGCGGCTAACACGGTGCTGCGCAGCCGCTCGGGGCACCACCACAGCATCGAGGACTCGGCTGCGCCCATTCTGAATGAGCAGGGCGAGCTGCTGGGCGCCGTGCTCGTCTTCCACGATGTCTCGGAGGCGCGGGCCATGGCCGTGCGCATGAGCCACCTCGCGCAGCACGACGCCCTGACGGACCTGCCCAACCGGGTGCTGCTGCGCGACCGGGTCTCGCAGGCCATCAGCCGCGCCCAGCGCCAGGGCACGCGCTTTGCGGTGCTGTTTCTGGACCTGGATCACTTCAAGAATGTCAACGACTCGCTGGGCCACCATGTGGGCGACGAACTGCTTAAAGCCGTCTCGGCGCGCCTGCGCGGGGTGCTGCGCGCCTCAGACACGGTGAGCCGCCAGGGCGGGGACGAATTTATCGTGTTGCTGCCGGATATCCGCGAGGCCGACCATGTGGAGAACGTGCTGGCCAAACTCACCGAGGCCGTTACGGCGCCCTACCACGTGGCGGGGCACCACCTGGAGGTGGGGGTCAGCGTGGGCGTGGCCCTGTACCCCGACGACGGCGAGGGCACCGACGTGCTGCTGCAACACGCCGACGCCGCCATGTACCGCGCCAAGGCCGAGGGCCGGGGGCGCCACCGCTTCTTTTCCCGCGCGCTGCACCAGGCCATCCTGGCGCGCCAGAGCCTGCAGGCCGAACTGCGCCAGGCCTTTGAGCGCCGCGAGTTCTCGCTGGTGTACCAGCCCAAGGTGAACCTCTGGACCCGCGAGGTGCTGGGCGCCGAGGCCCTGCTGCGCTGGGTGCGCCCCGACGGCCGGGCGGTGTCGCCGCTGGACTTTATTCCCCTGGCCGAGGAAAGCGGCCTGATCGTGCCGCTGGGCGCCTGGGTGCTGGAGACCGCCTGCCAGCAGAGCCGCGCCTGGGCCCAGGCCTGCGGGCACGACGTGCCGGTGTCGGTGAACATCTCGCCGCTGCAATTTACCGACCCTGGCTTTCTGGACACCGTGCAGCGCTGCTTGCAGGGGACCGGGCTCACGCCGGGCCTGCTGGAACTGGAACTCACCGAAAGCATGCTGATGGCCGATATCGAGCGGGTGCAGCAGATCCTGGGTGCGCTGCGCGCGCTGGGCGTGTGCGTGTCCATTGACGACTTTGGCACCGGCTATTCCAGCCTCAGCTACCTGCGCGCTTTTCCGGTGAACACGCTGAAAATTGACCGCTCGTTCCTGAAAACGGTGCCGGACGATCCGCAGGCGGTGGCGGTGGTGGAAGCGGTGGTGGCGCTGGGCCGCAGCCTGAACCTGGGCGTGATTGCCGAGGGAGTCGAAACGCCCGAGCAGGCCCGCAGCCTGCTGAACCTGGACTGCGCGGCCATGCAGGGCTACCTGTTTGGCCGCCCCATGCCCCCCGCCGAGTTGCTGGCGTGGCTGCGCGACTGGCACGCCCAGGAGCCGGAGGACCCAGGAATCAGCCGCCCGGGGTCGTAG
- a CDS encoding glycerol-3-phosphate dehydrogenase/oxidase, whose amino-acid sequence MTPGNDARRASLHAALNEHVWDLLVIGGGASGLGTALDAATRGYRVLLLEARDYAQGTSSRSTKLVHGGVRYLAQGNVALVREALYERGLLKRNAPHLVHDLGFLIAAYQWWATPFYGIGLKLYDLLAGRLNLRASRPVGMGEALRGIPTLRQKSLKGGVLYFDGQFDDARLAVTLLRTLENFGGVALNHAPVVGLVQEGGKVVGARFRDEETGGTHEVRARVVVNATGVFVDEVRRLERPDAPALLSPSQGVHVVVPRRFLPGEHALMVPRTDDGRVLFAVPWHDRVVIGTTDTPVPGVSPEPCALPEEIDFILETAARYLSPAPTRADVLSVFAGLRPLVKAGGGETKSLSRDHTLQLSEGGLLTLTGGKWTTYRHMAEDTVNRAAAHAGLPARLSLTRGLQLHGATPEPLPEPWRVYGTDAARVQALPGADVKLHPALPYVEAQVRWAARMEQARTVEDVLSRRLRALLLDARASLEAAPRVAELLAEELGHDQAWQAAQVQAYRALAQGALLAPTTPGG is encoded by the coding sequence GTGACGCCGGGCAACGATGCCCGCCGCGCGAGCCTTCACGCGGCCCTGAACGAACACGTGTGGGACCTGCTGGTGATCGGCGGGGGCGCCTCGGGGCTGGGGACCGCACTGGACGCCGCCACGCGCGGTTACCGGGTGCTGCTGCTCGAAGCGCGCGACTACGCCCAGGGCACCAGCAGCCGCTCCACCAAGCTGGTGCACGGCGGGGTGCGGTATCTCGCGCAGGGCAACGTGGCCCTGGTGCGCGAAGCCCTGTACGAACGCGGCCTGCTCAAGCGCAACGCGCCCCATCTGGTGCACGACCTGGGCTTTCTGATCGCCGCCTACCAGTGGTGGGCCACGCCGTTTTATGGCATAGGCCTCAAACTGTACGACCTGCTGGCCGGGCGCCTGAACCTGCGCGCCAGCCGCCCAGTGGGCATGGGCGAGGCCCTGCGCGGCATTCCCACCCTGCGCCAGAAGAGCCTGAAGGGCGGCGTGCTGTATTTCGACGGCCAGTTTGACGACGCCCGGCTGGCCGTGACCCTGCTGCGCACCCTGGAGAACTTTGGCGGCGTGGCCCTGAATCACGCGCCCGTGGTGGGGCTGGTGCAGGAAGGCGGCAAGGTCGTGGGCGCGCGTTTCCGTGACGAGGAAACCGGAGGGACCCACGAGGTGCGCGCCCGGGTGGTGGTAAACGCCACCGGGGTCTTTGTGGACGAGGTGCGGCGCCTGGAGCGCCCGGACGCCCCGGCGCTGCTGTCGCCCAGCCAGGGGGTGCATGTGGTGGTGCCCCGGCGCTTTCTGCCCGGCGAACACGCCCTGATGGTGCCGCGCACCGACGACGGCCGGGTGCTGTTCGCGGTGCCCTGGCACGACCGCGTGGTGATCGGCACCACCGACACGCCCGTGCCCGGTGTGAGCCCCGAACCGTGCGCCCTGCCCGAGGAGATTGACTTCATTCTGGAGACCGCCGCGCGCTACCTCTCGCCGGCCCCTACCCGTGCCGACGTGCTGAGCGTGTTCGCCGGCCTGCGCCCGCTGGTGAAGGCCGGTGGGGGCGAGACCAAGAGCCTCTCGCGGGACCACACCCTGCAGCTCAGCGAGGGCGGGCTGCTGACCCTGACCGGCGGCAAGTGGACCACCTACCGCCACATGGCCGAAGACACCGTGAACCGCGCCGCCGCGCATGCCGGGCTGCCCGCTCGCCTGAGCCTGACCCGGGGCCTGCAGCTGCACGGCGCCACGCCGGAGCCCCTGCCTGAGCCCTGGCGCGTGTACGGCACCGACGCCGCGCGGGTGCAGGCCCTCCCCGGCGCCGACGTGAAGCTGCACCCGGCCCTGCCCTACGTGGAGGCCCAGGTGCGCTGGGCGGCGCGCATGGAACAGGCCCGCACCGTGGAGGATGTGCTGTCGCGCCGCCTGCGCGCCCTGCTGCTGGACGCCCGCGCCAGCCTGGAGGCCGCCCCCCGCGTGGCCGAGCTGCTGGCCGAGGAACTGGGCCATGATCAGGCGTGGCAGGCCGCGCAGGTGCAGGCCTACCGGGCACTGGCCCAGGGGGCGCTGCTGGCCCCTACGACCCCGGGCGGCTGA